The sequence aagtaaaacaaatttctatatattataattaatatataatatattataattatctgtaAATATGATCATTTACATATTTCGATAGCatgaaaacttattaaaaataaataacatattattcatGACCTAATttaggatattatattttttgccttgttaatatactttatatactattgcaagtaaagatatattgaaaatgataaatacGTTTACACAATCGATATACAATCTCTCCAGGTTTATCGAATCTTAATTATTTCGTATATAACAAACAATGCATACATcagattaatataattgagatgaaatagaaatttataatgTGATCAGTCTTTTATCAAAACGTACCCACAATCtcggtttatataaaatagtaaaacgaaaaataatatgtaaattatagtaTATGTACTCACTTGTGACCCAGAAGAATATCGACCAAATACTCATCAAGGTATACGCGATGACGGTGATGTGCTGGTGGGTAAAATTTAAGTCACATACCACGTAGACGGTGAAACAGAAgaaaccaaatatatataaacacaaagcaACCATCGCTTCTTTATAAAACCACTTCATTTTTCTATAATCTTTCTGTAAACgaacaaaaattatttgaaatactataaaaatagtgGTGCTATTTATATGTAGTAacagtttatatgtattactttTCTGTGAAAATAGCttcacagataattaaaaattaaatatttcctgTTAAAATACTCTTTCAAATTGAAAAACAGCTGCTAAAGTATCGCGGCATTACTTAAAGACTTCTGTCAAAATTggttttgaaattcgaaaaagGAAGAAAGAATTGTTTATAACActctaaacaacatttatagctGAAGACGTTAATATTTAGAATGAAATAGCTGAATGGTAGCAACCGAAATAATTACATGCTGCCATATTTTAAGGTAaggttatatatacatatgcaacTTACCGTATGAGCACTGACGATGAATATTATGTGAAAAGCAATAtctacacataaaaaaattgaaaataggaTTGAGCTTATGACTATGCTCACCCTAACGGGGTAGTATAAGTGCATAAGGTTTGCTACTAGAAGACATATGAAGTGGACCAAAAGCAGTAAGCTGAATACCTgcaacaatacaaaaatatatatatatatatcgttagtCTTACTgcgtgtttttttcttatttcaaatatgtagtAGAACTGCTAAATGGGTCGTCCGATGGTAATTTGGCGCAGTGAGAAATATCCATCGCCAAAGCACCctcaaccttgtgaactaagatgtcatataacctattccaatggaagtaggaaaagagctaaacaaacatttcatgcgatttgctaatatctCAACTACATAtatgcactactaagagtttatgattaatgtattcgtatttatacttcaatttgatgtcaaatgttgaTTTTTGGCTTTTTCCTATTATGGttagaatagagtatatttgtgcctgtagttacactggctctttcatcctttatacaaacaatatcaatgaatattgtttcatattatagtatcgcttgtatttttatataatatattgacgaCAATGAATTTAACAGTGCTTCTGCTCTGCCAGAGATTGTTCGTTAATTTACCGATATTAGTTATACATTCAttcagtattaatattattctcatCACTTATATAGTAACTAAGTATTAATAGTGCTTtgtattgataattaaaaaaaaactaagaaaaaTACTTACTAATTTCACATAAGTCCACACAAGTAATCCAAGCCTGAGAGGAAAGCAAAAACAACATCTAGCAAATTCTGGAATTTCAcacttcatttttatatttaaaaatgaatatagaaaatatttaaatttcgaacatcaattatattttttatggaacgACTTCTTCCtataacgttttattatttacaatcagTTGTATTGTGTGATCGCGTTACTTCTGACCCAAAGCTGACATTAGCatcatttataaagataaatttatcagtttataattgctttatttaattaatattttttaacaaccgTTTTtacaatagataaataattttgaaaactgatctgaaattttctttattaaatttcttaaatataataataatgatatttatctcCATTTACAAAACAGAtcttacacaattaaaaaatgattatatctaAAGTTATTGTTTGAAGAGTTAGTGTCTGAGTTAAGCAAAATGCCTGCATAACAGATCACCAGAGCCCTACTCCACGGCAAAACAAGAGCTTCAATATGACTTCAGTAGATTTATATTACAGTTTTGAAAGATACTAATATACggttatgaataatatataattttacaatattgtatttcGATTAaggaaataatgtataaataaaatcaacaaaggAACGttagtaagaaaaaataattaacaacacACACACGCGAAATAAAGTCcaatcaaaaagaaaaaaagagcCAATTTATATGTTTCCGTGTGCGTGCGTGTTTGCTTGTGTGTATGCAGTTGTTCGTGgttgtgttataattttattttgagtcATGTGATGGAAATCATTAGAGGGTTTGTCTGCGGTTTTTTTCCATGTTTTTTCTAATACCTACCTAACTTATCATAAAGATTTGTGCCTTGACTTACTCGAAGACTGGTTGTGACTAGAGCCGTGGTGCGGACTCGTTGCGTCGCTGATTACTGCATTGGGTCATATTTCAACAGCAAAGATTGTTTAatcacaatatataaataaatagctgTCTAAACGTTAGGACTGGCATAGTCGGGTGAAAGAACGATAGGAAAAGTCTAACTTTTCGATTAGCTGTTTGCGcgcttttaatttgaatttattgtgTTTTACATGCACTCCAAGATATGATGCAAGATTGAGTACAAGAGTTGAGATTGGCAGAGGGcgaaataaatcaatttgaatatCTTGTTGAGCAACATGTCTCTTGACCTTGTAAACGATGATCATCAAATAGTAAGGAAACAGAGATTTCTATCGATCATTACGCATAGGTATTTGGttaatatattccaaattttaGGGCATGAACacgttgtattaataaaaatttgaatactaGTGTGAAACAATACAAAACGTACTAACAGGTTTATCGGTCATTTTATAGTCGAgggtcaaaatatttttattcagacaACTAAATACAATGTTAATTCCTATatgatcttttaaataaaacacttcaTACCAGGAAATTCCACAGAAAATCAGGACAGTATCACCTGCGAATGTAATCTGgcaaatatagtttaaatacgTAAGGAAGAATGTAGGACCTATAAAGGTTTCTTGAAGCACaccaaaatttactttaactttatctctaattataaaaccaatttGTACACATTGTGTTCTATCAGACATATCATCCTGCAAAAGTCTCAACTGGATGTCCCTAATATGCAGGTGTTCAAGTTCCTTAACGAAAATTTGGATAGAGACTGTGTCAAATGCCTTTGCTAggtccaaaaaatatttattgctttcttTTTCGTGTCATaatgtttacatacataatttgtcAGTTCTAAAATCGCTTCCAATATAGATCTATTTGCTAAACCAAAGTCTGCTTGTGATATTACATTCTTATTTCTAAATTGCATTGaacgtttaataatttaaaattacttttaaaattttgatacagACGGGAGAATGTAAAATGTCTCAGTCCTTCTGTTCATCCTGCTGATACGTTAAAAGGGTTGAAAGATCATCAAGGTGACATCAAACGGATTGAGACTAGTAGAAGGGACTGGTCCTGAATTTGTGAAGCTGTTTCAATTCCTTTCCAAGGAGCTTACCAATCCATAGGACTTGCAGCACTATAAAAGAAGTACTAAATCAAATGAGCATGTCTTAAAAGAATGTATTTCTTAACAAGTGTAGGTCAATGAATACATTGTAATAACTAACCACTAA comes from Vanessa tameamea isolate UH-Manoa-2023 chromosome 15, ilVanTame1 primary haplotype, whole genome shotgun sequence and encodes:
- the LOC135193653 gene encoding uncharacterized protein LOC135193653 isoform X2 — encoded protein: MKCEIPEFARCCFCFPLRLGLLVWTYVKLKDYRKMKWFYKEAMVALCLYIFGFFCFTVYVVCDLNFTHQHITVIAYTLMSIWSIFFWVTISQAYLIMLVRSEVLKLERSTNFEFTNRAVDAEDAAIYNNDIVA
- the LOC135193653 gene encoding uncharacterized protein LOC135193653 isoform X1; the protein is MKCEIPEFARCCFCFPLRLGLLVWTYVKLVFSLLLLVHFICLLVANLMHLYYPVRVSIVISSILFSIFLCVDIAFHIIFIVSAHTKDYRKMKWFYKEAMVALCLYIFGFFCFTVYVVCDLNFTHQHITVIAYTLMSIWSIFFWVTISQAYLIMLVRSEVLKLERSTNFEFTNRAVDAEDAAIYNNDIVA